The proteins below come from a single Cannabis sativa cultivar Pink pepper isolate KNU-18-1 chromosome 3, ASM2916894v1, whole genome shotgun sequence genomic window:
- the LOC115709682 gene encoding SWI/SNF complex subunit SWI3A isoform X2, whose translation MEQQPDHVRPEQPELDLYTIPSHSSWFLWDEIHDTERIYLKEFFDGSSFSRTPKIYKEYRDFIINKYREDPSRRLTFTEVRKSLVGDVNLLRRVFLFLEKWGLINFGASSSGGDEDGSEVLVEEGSKVKTEEGVPNGIRVVAMPNSIKPITAQATTGNNKKEPVHYGVKLPPLTSYTNHFADLIKQKELVCGNCGDRCPSGSGYYKYTKGDFLICTKCFKNESYGENKSVEDYTFIESNQDSGHHEAVWNESETLLLLESVMKYGDDWELVAQNVPTKNKLDCIAKLIELPLGEILGSASATNKKVNSNDVNGNLNSSKQVELISSENEEIVKTGEQQDEKINAGEQNGDTVEHVPPLKRQRIDSLSGLGGSLMKKVALLSTEVGPHITAAAAEAAVTALCEEISCPKELFYGDDDSVTNELHTRIPDTERVLEVEDAMMEGGPTQSGRYF comes from the exons ATGGAACAGCAACCGGACCATGTCCGACCCGAACAACCGGAGCTCGACCTCTACACCATTCCAAGCCACTCCA GTTGGTTTTTGTGGGACGAAATCCATGACACTGAGAGAATTTATCTGAAAGAGTTCTTTGATGGAAGCTCATTCTCAAGAACCCCAAAAATTTACAAAGAGTATAGGGATTTCATTATCAACAAGTACAGGGAAGATCCATCTAGAAGGCTTACGTTCACTGAGGTTCGTAAATCTCTGGTGGGTGATGTTAATTTGCTccgtagggtttttctttttcttgagaAGTGGGGTTTGATTAATTTTGGTGCATCATCTTCGGGTGGTGATGAAGATGGTTCTGAGGTTTTGGTTGAAGAGGGGTCTAAGGTTAAGACCGAAGAAGGAGTACCAAATGGGATTCGAGTGGTTGCAATGCCCAATTCGATCAAACCCATTACAGCTCAAGCTACTACGGGGAATAATAAGAAGGAACCGGTTCATTATGGAGTTAAATTGCCTCCTCTTACATCCTATACAAACCATTTTGCTGATTTAATAAAACAGAAGGAGCTGGTTTGTGGCAACTGTGGTGATCGCTGTCCTTCTGGTTCTGGATACTATAAGTATACCAAG GGCGATTTCTTGATTTGCACTAAATGTTTCAAAAATGAAAGTTACGGGGAGAATAAGTCAGTTGAAGATTACACCTTTATTGAGTCCAATCAAGACAGCGGTCATCATGAAGCTGTCTGGAATGAGTCTGAAACACTGCTTCTCTTAGAATCTGTTATGAAGTATGGGGATGACTGGGAACTTGTTGCTCAAAATGTTCCCACCAAGAACAAACTTGATTGCATTGCTAAACTCATTGAGCTACCTCTTGGGGAGATTTTGGGCTCTGCTTCTGCTACCAATAAAAAAGTTAATTCCAATGATGTCAATGGCAACTTGAACAGTTCGAAGCAGGTTGAATTAATCTCATCCGAGAATGAAGAAATTGTCAAAACTGGGGAACAACAAGATGAGAAGATAAATGCGGGTGAACAGAATGGAGATACCGTGGAACATGTACCTCCTCTTAAAAGACAACGAATCGATTCCTTATCAGGTCTTGGTGGTTCACTGATGAAAAAG GTAGCTCTTTTGTCAACCGAGGTTGGACCCCATATCACTGCTGCTGCAGCTGAGGCTGCTGTTACTGCTTTGTGTGAGGAGATTTCATGTCCAAAGGAGTTATTTTACGGTGATGATGATTCGGTAACTAATGAGCTACACACTCGGATTCCAGATACCGAAAG GGTCTTGGAGGTTGAAGATGCAATGATGGAAGGAGGGCCTACTCAATCAGGTAGATACTTTTAA
- the LOC115709682 gene encoding SWI/SNF complex subunit SWI3A isoform X1: protein MEQQPDHVRPEQPELDLYTIPSHSSWFLWDEIHDTERIYLKEFFDGSSFSRTPKIYKEYRDFIINKYREDPSRRLTFTEVRKSLVGDVNLLRRVFLFLEKWGLINFGASSSGGDEDGSEVLVEEGSKVKTEEGVPNGIRVVAMPNSIKPITAQATTGNNKKEPVHYGVKLPPLTSYTNHFADLIKQKELVCGNCGDRCPSGSGYYKYTKGDFLICTKCFKNESYGENKSVEDYTFIESNQDSGHHEAVWNESETLLLLESVMKYGDDWELVAQNVPTKNKLDCIAKLIELPLGEILGSASATNKKVNSNDVNGNLNSSKQVELISSENEEIVKTGEQQDEKINAGEQNGDTVEHVPPLKRQRIDSLSGLGGSLMKKVALLSTEVGPHITAAAAEAAVTALCEEISCPKELFYGDDDSVTNELHTRIPDTERVLEVEDAMMEGGPTQSDNQGKSVEKDDIPLTLQVRTAVATALGAAAARAKLLADQEEREMEHLVATIIGTEMKKLNCKIKHFEDLEVMMKKKHAEMEEMEEILLEERIDVLQKAFTAGIPRWKDHPSVKS, encoded by the exons ATGGAACAGCAACCGGACCATGTCCGACCCGAACAACCGGAGCTCGACCTCTACACCATTCCAAGCCACTCCA GTTGGTTTTTGTGGGACGAAATCCATGACACTGAGAGAATTTATCTGAAAGAGTTCTTTGATGGAAGCTCATTCTCAAGAACCCCAAAAATTTACAAAGAGTATAGGGATTTCATTATCAACAAGTACAGGGAAGATCCATCTAGAAGGCTTACGTTCACTGAGGTTCGTAAATCTCTGGTGGGTGATGTTAATTTGCTccgtagggtttttctttttcttgagaAGTGGGGTTTGATTAATTTTGGTGCATCATCTTCGGGTGGTGATGAAGATGGTTCTGAGGTTTTGGTTGAAGAGGGGTCTAAGGTTAAGACCGAAGAAGGAGTACCAAATGGGATTCGAGTGGTTGCAATGCCCAATTCGATCAAACCCATTACAGCTCAAGCTACTACGGGGAATAATAAGAAGGAACCGGTTCATTATGGAGTTAAATTGCCTCCTCTTACATCCTATACAAACCATTTTGCTGATTTAATAAAACAGAAGGAGCTGGTTTGTGGCAACTGTGGTGATCGCTGTCCTTCTGGTTCTGGATACTATAAGTATACCAAG GGCGATTTCTTGATTTGCACTAAATGTTTCAAAAATGAAAGTTACGGGGAGAATAAGTCAGTTGAAGATTACACCTTTATTGAGTCCAATCAAGACAGCGGTCATCATGAAGCTGTCTGGAATGAGTCTGAAACACTGCTTCTCTTAGAATCTGTTATGAAGTATGGGGATGACTGGGAACTTGTTGCTCAAAATGTTCCCACCAAGAACAAACTTGATTGCATTGCTAAACTCATTGAGCTACCTCTTGGGGAGATTTTGGGCTCTGCTTCTGCTACCAATAAAAAAGTTAATTCCAATGATGTCAATGGCAACTTGAACAGTTCGAAGCAGGTTGAATTAATCTCATCCGAGAATGAAGAAATTGTCAAAACTGGGGAACAACAAGATGAGAAGATAAATGCGGGTGAACAGAATGGAGATACCGTGGAACATGTACCTCCTCTTAAAAGACAACGAATCGATTCCTTATCAGGTCTTGGTGGTTCACTGATGAAAAAG GTAGCTCTTTTGTCAACCGAGGTTGGACCCCATATCACTGCTGCTGCAGCTGAGGCTGCTGTTACTGCTTTGTGTGAGGAGATTTCATGTCCAAAGGAGTTATTTTACGGTGATGATGATTCGGTAACTAATGAGCTACACACTCGGATTCCAGATACCGAAAG GGTCTTGGAGGTTGAAGATGCAATGATGGAAGGAGGGCCTACTCAATCAG ATAATCAGGGCAAGTCAGTTGAGAAAGATGATATACCATTGACATTGCAAGTTAGAACGGCTGTCGCAACGGCACTTGGTGCAGCTGCTGCTCGTGCAAAATTATTGGCTGatcaagaagaaagggagatgGAGCATCTAGTGGCAACTATAATTGGGACTGAG atgAAGAAGTTGAATTGCAAAATCAAGCATTTTGAAGACTTGGAGGTAATGATGAAGAAGAAGCATGCTGAAATGGAGGAAATGGAAGAGATTCTTTTAGAAGAGCGAATCGATGTTTTACAAAAGGCATTTACTGCTGGTATACCTAGATGGAAGGATCACCCTTCTGTTAAATCTTAG